A window of the Helianthus annuus cultivar XRQ/B chromosome 4, HanXRQr2.0-SUNRISE, whole genome shotgun sequence genome harbors these coding sequences:
- the LOC110937719 gene encoding cytochrome P450 76T24 yields the protein MDNYLTFSVLFSFLLTFVYAITISSRRNSRLPPGPFPFPIIGNLLHLGDKPHQSLATLSKRYGPLMSLKLGTRTTIVVSSPDIAKEFFQKHDHLFSSRSMPDTARLVDHDKYSMVWLPAGDQWRRLRRITKEYILSVQRLDASEPLRQKKVKELLDHVNHCCTSEKAVNIGGMAFTTLLNVLSNYMFSMDLAQYDSLSSQEFKDNVWAILEIVGKPNIADYFPILKMFDPQGLLRRANVHGNKILTILDRVIDQRLQTISTLTANNDVLDLLLNLTRKDETMFNQNDMRHLFFVLFIAGTDTTSSVLEWAMAELIHSPNKLEKARSEVIKFMENKKNIIQESDISQLPYLQAVIKETLRLHPPAPFLVPHQAIQDVEIQGFMVPKNAQILCNVWAMGRDPKLWSHPETFMPERFLEEVNVDYRGQDFELIPFGAGRRICPGLNMAYRMLHIMLGSLIQKFDWKLEGNMRVQDMDMGEKFGLTLQRSVPLKAIPLRL from the exons ATGGATAATTATCTCACCTTCTCTGTCCTATTTTCTTTCCTTTTAACATTCGTCTATGCGATCACCATCTCCAGCCGCCGCAACTCACGCCTTCCGCCAGGGCCTTTCCCTTTTCCGATCATTGGAAACCTTTTACACCTCGGCGACAAGCCCCACCAATCTCTTGCCACACTCTCCAAGCGTTACGGTCCTTTAATGTCGCTTAAGCTTGGAACTAGAACAACCATTGTCGTTTCATCACCCGATATTGCCAAAGAGTTTTTTCAAAAACATGACCATTTGTTCTCTAGCCGATCAATGCCCGACACTGCAAGGCTGGTGGACCACGATAAGTACTCCATGGTGTGGCTTCCAGCGGGAGATCAATGGCGAAGACTACGAAGAATAACCAAAGAGTATATATTATCAGTGCAACGTCTAGATGCTAGTGAACCACTCCGCCAAAAGAAG GTAAAAGAACTTCTCGATCATGTTAATCATTGTTGCACAAGTGAAAAGGCTGTGAACATAGGTGGAATGGCATTTACGACGTTACTTAATGTACTGTCAAACTACATGTTTTCTATGGATCTTGCCCAGTATGATTCTTTGTCATCACAAGAATTCAAGGATAATGTTTGGGCTATACTAGAAATTGTAGGGAAGCCAAATATAGCCGACTATTTTCCAATTCTTAAAATGTTTGATCCCCAAGGGTTACTACGACGCGCAAATGTTCATGGTAACAAGATATTGACTATCCTGGATAGGGTTATCGATCAACGGTTGCAAACAATATCAACTTTAACAGCAAACAACGATGTGTTGGACTTGTTGCTCAACCTTACCCGAAAGGATGAAACCATGTTCAATCAAAATGACATGAGACATTTGTTTTTC GTTTTATTTATTGCGGGAACTGATACAACATCGAGCGTGTTGGAATGGGCCATGGCTGAACTTATTCACAGCCCAAATAAATTGGAAAAGGCTCGCTCAGAGGTTATCAAATTCATGGAAAACAAGAAGAATATAATACAAGAATCAGATATCTCTCAACTCCCTTATCTGCAAGCTGTTATAAAAGAAACTCTTCGTTTACATCCCCCAGCCCCTTTTCTTGTCCCTCACCAAGCCATACAAGACGTAGAAATCCAAGGCTTCATGGTTCCTAAAAATGCACAAATTCTTTGTAATGTGTGGGCAATGGGACGAGACCCAAAACTTTGGTCACATCCAGAAACGTTCATGCCAGAGAGGTTTTTGGAGGAAGTCAATGTTGACTATAGAGGCCAAGATTTTGAACTCATTCCGTTTGGTGCTGGAAGGAGGATATGTCCGGGGTTAAATATGGCGTATAGAATGTTGCATATAATGTTAGGTTCTTTGATTCAGAAGTTTGATTGGAAGCTCGAAGGAAACATGAGAGTACAAGATATGGATATGGGCGAGAAGTTTGGGCTCACGTTGCAAAGAAGTGTACCACTTAAGGCTATTCCACTCAGACTTTAA